The following proteins are encoded in a genomic region of Maribacter hydrothermalis:
- a CDS encoding very short patch repair endonuclease — MSKNYSKERIKVPRFNEASGFYTTPERSKIMSKIKGKDTKPELAFRKALYAAGYRYRIDYKKLIGKPDIALPKYKTVVFIDGEYWHGKNWEERKPKVTTNREFWIAKIERNIQRDKEVNEELTSKGYTIFRFWETEVKKNLDACLEIIIGHLNTVQMSTK, encoded by the coding sequence ATGTCCAAAAACTATTCTAAAGAAAGAATTAAAGTACCAAGGTTCAACGAAGCGTCAGGATTCTACACCACTCCCGAGCGATCTAAAATAATGAGCAAAATAAAAGGGAAGGATACCAAACCAGAACTTGCCTTTAGAAAAGCATTGTACGCCGCGGGATACCGATATCGTATTGATTATAAAAAGTTAATTGGAAAGCCAGATATTGCACTACCCAAGTACAAAACCGTCGTATTCATAGATGGCGAATACTGGCATGGTAAAAATTGGGAGGAACGTAAACCAAAAGTGACAACGAACCGAGAATTTTGGATAGCTAAAATAGAGCGTAATATACAGCGAGATAAGGAAGTCAATGAAGAACTTACTTCTAAAGGCTATACTATATTTAGATTTTGGGAGACAGAAGTCAAAAAAAACCTTGATGCGTGTCTTGAAATAATAATAGGGCATTTAAA